From the Francisella frigiditurris genome, one window contains:
- the glmS gene encoding glutamine--fructose-6-phosphate transaminase (isomerizing): protein MCGIVGANSTRNVTKILIEGLKKLEYRGYDSAGLAVMNGLKIDICKEVGKVVELEKSVESLSDFGGTIGIAHTRWATHGKPSKENSHPHASDKFCIVHNGVIENFEELKKSLIKDGYAFKSDTDTEVVAHLLDREWNDNKTIVENIRQITSMLKGAYALAIISEKFQDKLVAVRSGSPLVIGVGIDENFVSSDALSLLPVTNKFAYLDEGDMVIVSKDIFEVYDKKGSRKSIEIEEYNYASSSTSKDGYKHYMLKEIYEQPEAVSNTINANLDQNGELYLENFNDRTLELLEKAKHICIVACGTSYNAGMTAKYWLEKYAKVSCSVEIASEIRYRDNVVVDGSLFLSISQSGETADTLESLRKSKKQNYLGSMCICNVPNSSLVRESDIAFMTKAGVEIGVASTKAFTTQLVALALFTLVLAKTKKALSDTQINDYLDQIKKTRALTLGALKLDAEIDAISEYFSDKEHTIFLGRGLQFPIAVEGALKLKEISYIHAEAYPSGELKHGPLALVDKNMPIVAVVPNDELLDKTLSNLQEVYARGGKLILFVDKAIKSKVNFENSIMLDLDGGADFNAPIVFTIPLQLLSYHVAIIKGTDVDQPRNLAKSVTVE, encoded by the coding sequence ATGTGTGGTATCGTTGGTGCTAATTCTACAAGAAATGTTACAAAAATATTAATTGAAGGACTGAAAAAATTAGAATATAGAGGCTATGATTCAGCAGGCCTAGCTGTTATGAATGGTCTTAAAATAGATATTTGTAAAGAAGTTGGTAAGGTTGTTGAGTTAGAGAAATCTGTAGAGAGCCTTTCTGACTTTGGAGGTACTATAGGCATAGCTCATACAAGATGGGCAACTCATGGAAAACCATCAAAAGAAAATTCTCACCCTCATGCATCTGATAAATTTTGTATTGTTCATAATGGTGTGATAGAAAATTTTGAAGAGCTAAAAAAATCTTTAATAAAAGATGGGTATGCCTTTAAATCTGATACGGATACAGAAGTGGTAGCACATCTTCTGGATAGAGAGTGGAATGATAATAAAACTATAGTAGAAAATATTAGACAAATAACATCTATGTTAAAAGGAGCTTATGCATTAGCTATTATCTCTGAAAAGTTTCAGGATAAGCTGGTGGCAGTTAGATCAGGTTCTCCTTTGGTCATAGGTGTTGGTATTGATGAAAATTTCGTATCTTCAGATGCTTTATCGTTACTTCCTGTAACAAATAAATTTGCGTATCTTGATGAAGGTGATATGGTTATAGTTTCTAAAGATATCTTTGAAGTTTATGATAAAAAAGGTTCAAGGAAGAGTATTGAAATAGAAGAGTATAACTATGCTTCTTCAAGTACTTCAAAGGATGGATATAAGCATTATATGCTTAAAGAAATATATGAACAGCCAGAAGCAGTATCAAACACAATAAATGCAAACCTTGATCAAAATGGAGAGCTATATTTAGAAAACTTTAATGACAGAACTTTAGAACTTTTAGAGAAAGCAAAGCATATTTGTATAGTTGCGTGTGGAACTAGTTATAACGCAGGTATGACAGCTAAATATTGGCTAGAGAAGTATGCTAAAGTTTCTTGTAGTGTTGAGATAGCAAGTGAGATTAGGTATAGAGATAATGTCGTAGTTGATGGATCTTTGTTTCTGAGTATATCTCAATCTGGTGAAACAGCTGATACTTTAGAGTCTTTAAGAAAAAGTAAGAAGCAAAATTATTTGGGTAGTATGTGTATTTGTAATGTACCAAATAGCTCTTTAGTTAGAGAGTCAGATATTGCTTTTATGACAAAGGCTGGTGTTGAGATAGGAGTGGCATCTACGAAAGCCTTTACTACTCAGTTAGTCGCTTTAGCATTGTTTACCCTTGTACTTGCTAAGACTAAAAAAGCTTTATCAGATACTCAAATAAATGATTATCTTGATCAAATTAAAAAAACAAGAGCTCTTACTTTAGGGGCTCTAAAATTAGATGCTGAGATTGATGCAATAAGTGAGTATTTTTCTGATAAGGAACATACAATATTCTTGGGTAGAGGTCTTCAGTTCCCTATAGCTGTAGAAGGTGCATTAAAACTTAAAGAAATATCATATATTCATGCAGAGGCATATCCTTCCGGAGAGTTGAAGCATGGACCATTAGCATTAGTTGACAAAAATATGCCGATAGTTGCGGTAGTTCCAAATGATGAGCTTCTAGATAAAACCTTGTCAAATCTTCAAGAGGTTTATGCTAGGGGTGGAAAGCTTATTTTATTTGTTGATAAGGCAATAAAAAGTAAAGTAAATTTTGAAAATAGTATAATGCTTGATTTAGATGGTGGTGCTGACTTTAATGCTCCAATAGTGTTTACTATTCCTTTGCAGCTTCTTTCCTATCATGTGGCGATAATTAAAGGTACTGATGTAGATCAGCCTAGGAACTTAGCTAAATCTGTTACAGTAGAGTAA
- a CDS encoding GNAT family N-acetyltransferase, giving the protein MDFKVTLKNETIQLIQMEEKHFEDLYKVASDPKIWEQHFDERWKLDVFQKYFDIGLANKEGCFVIIDLKKNQIIGSTRFYRYDPKDQSVKIGYTFISTEYWGSKINRIIKKLMLDYAFEYLERVYFDVWEYNYRSQKAVEKLGAIKVESNEKGKFLYQLDRDKWLK; this is encoded by the coding sequence ATGGACTTTAAAGTAACTCTAAAGAATGAAACAATTCAGCTTATTCAAATGGAAGAGAAGCATTTTGAAGATTTATATAAAGTAGCTTCTGATCCAAAAATTTGGGAGCAACATTTTGATGAGAGGTGGAAGCTTGATGTGTTCCAGAAATATTTTGATATTGGATTAGCAAATAAAGAAGGGTGCTTCGTAATAATTGACCTTAAAAAGAATCAAATAATAGGATCAACAAGATTCTATAGATATGATCCAAAAGATCAATCTGTGAAGATAGGTTATACTTTTATTTCGACAGAATATTGGGGCTCTAAGATTAATAGAATAATAAAAAAGCTTATGCTCGATTATGCTTTTGAGTATTTAGAGAGAGTGTATTTTGATGTTTGGGAGTATAATTATAGATCTCAAAAGGCAGTTGAAAAGCTAGGCGCTATAAAAGTAGAATCTAATGAAAAAGGAAAATTTCTTTATCAATTAGATAGAGATAAATGGTTAAAATAA
- the rpsU gene encoding 30S ribosomal protein S21 — protein sequence MPSIRVDDRKPFDLTLRKFKHACEKAGIRQELRERQHYVKPTEKRKIAKRLAVKRAKIATRNAFLSKY from the coding sequence ATGCCTAGTATTAGAGTTGATGATCGCAAACCTTTTGATTTAACTTTAAGAAAGTTTAAACATGCTTGTGAAAAAGCAGGTATAAGACAAGAGTTAAGAGAAAGACAGCATTACGTCAAACCTACAGAAAAGAGAAAAATTGCTAAAAGGCTTGCTGTAAAAAGAGCAAAAATTGCTACTAGAAATGCTTTCTTATCTAAATACTAA
- a CDS encoding cold-shock protein, with protein sequence MMSKLQGTVKFFNNQKGFGFISPSNGGKDVFIHISKLDKVGGTLSEGQKVSFETKEGMKGPEAINVEAL encoded by the coding sequence ATAATGAGTAAATTACAAGGAACAGTAAAATTCTTCAATAATCAAAAAGGATTTGGATTTATCAGCCCTAGCAATGGTGGCAAAGATGTATTTATACATATATCAAAATTAGACAAAGTTGGCGGTACTTTAAGTGAAGGTCAAAAAGTGTCTTTTGAAACTAAAGAAGGCATGAAAGGTCCTGAAGCTATTAATGTTGAGGCTTTATAA
- a CDS encoding transposase: MKRSRFTESQIVKILKSSEQGVPVVDICREYGISNGTFYKWRSKYGGMDVSMLTKVKELEAENNRLKRRYADLQLDHDILKGLMTKKC, encoded by the coding sequence ATGAAAAGAAGCAGATTTACAGAATCACAAATAGTTAAGATATTAAAGTCATCAGAACAAGGAGTGCCAGTTGTTGATATCTGTCGAGAGTATGGAATTAGCAACGGTACATTTTACAAGTGGCGTTCAAAATATGGTGGCATGGATGTATCAATGCTTACTAAAGTTAAAGAACTAGAAGCTGAAAATAATCGTCTGAAGCGTAGGTATGCTGATCTACAACTAGATCATGACATTCTCAAGGGATTGATGACAAAAAAGTGTTAA